One segment of Chionomys nivalis chromosome 3, mChiNiv1.1, whole genome shotgun sequence DNA contains the following:
- the LOC130872068 gene encoding CD209 antigen-like protein C, producing the protein MAGEPEPQRPKNHEEEVTFEVQEFTENDHKGLICSSKSIPEYLTRVPWLLLLLISLSIFVLMLATLVQVSRIRGCPQRLISDQQGNSSLVAVPQELTHSILEKVQQQLNQINVSLAGLCRPCPWEWELFQGSCYLFSRTLGSWEASVASCQNLGAHLVIVNSFEEQQFLKYLHIRRNELTWIGLSDHRHEGSWHWVDGTPIGLSFWKDGEPNNEGDEDCVELSDDKWNDKRCVAKNFWICEKPSAPCPGH; encoded by the exons AtggcaggagagccagagccCCAGCGGCCAAAGAACCATG AGGAGGAGGTCACATTTGAAGTCCAGGAATTTACTGAGAACGACCATAAGGGTCTCATTTGCAGTTCCAAGAGCATACCAG aatatctgaccCGAGTCCCCTGGCTTCTCCTGCTTCTCATCTCTTTGAGTATCTTTGTGCTGATGTTGGCCACCCTGGTTCAAG TTTCCAGGATTCGTGGATGCCCACAGAGACTGATCTCAGATCAGCAGGGGAACTCCAGCTTGG TTGCTGTTCCTCAGGAGCTGACACACTCCATCTTGGAGAAAGTCCAGCAGCAGCTGAATCAGATCAATGTCTCTCTGG CTGGCCTGTGCCGGCCATGCCCCTGGGAATGGGAGCTCTTCCAGGGAAGCTGCTACCTCTTCTCCCGgactctgggcagctgggaagccTCAGTCGCCTCCTGCCAGAATCTTGGAGCCCACCTGGTGATCGTCAACAGTTTTGAAGAGCAG CAATTCCTCAAATACTTGCACATCAGAAGGAATGAACTCACCTGGATCGGCCTCAGTGATCACAGACATGAAGGTTCCTGGCACTGGGTGGACGGAACGCCAATCGGACTCAG CTTCTGGAAAGATGGGGAACCCAATAATGAAGGGGATGAGGACTGCGTGGAGCTGTCAGATGATAAATGGAATGACAAAAGATGTGTTGCAAAAAACTTCTGGATCTGCGAGAAGCCCTCAGCTCCCTGCCCTGGTCACTGA